DNA sequence from the Cohnella herbarum genome:
CGTAATGATAATGTCCGGGTTTACGCTGCGAATCAGCTCCAAAGCGTCTTCTCCGTTATCCGCCTCGCCCGCGTACGCGAGCCGGTCTCCGAAATCGGCCGCTCGTATTTTTTTGAGCATTCCCCGCCGGATTAGCACTTCATCGTCCACGACGATATATTTATACATACGTAACACCTCTAAGTCAGGATGGGAACGTTAATGATGACTTTCGTTCCGATGTCTTTCTCGCTCTCCAAGGTTAGGCCGTATTGCGAACCGTAGTACAGGGATATTCTCGAATGCACGTTTTTCAGTCCGATGCTGCGCTTATCCCGACGGCCCAATTCGCTGAATTCGGGCGGCTCGCTCAACAACGATTGAAGCTCTCGAAGCTGATCGGGGGACATGCCGACTCCGTCGTCCGCGATTTCGAAGAGGATCCGTTCCTCGCGTTCGATCGCCCTCACCGTAACCGATCCCTTTTTCTTCGTGCTTTCAAGCCCATGGTACAACGCATTCTCGATAATCGGTTGAAGAATAAGCTTTAAGATTTTCAGCTGCGACAAGCCCTCTTGAATGTCGAACCGGAAATCTATTTTGTCCTGGTAGCGGATTTTCTGGATAGCCAAATAGTTATTCACATGCGCGAGTTCCTCATCTATCGATACCAATTCGCTTTCCGTCTTGATGCTGTAGCGGAACATGTCTCCAAGCGCTTTGGTCATGATCGCGATGCTTTCGACCTCTTCGATCTCGGCGATGCTATTGATGGATTCCAAAGTATTGTATAAGAAATGGGAGTTGATCTGGGCTTCCAGCGCCTTCATCTGGGAATCGAGCGTAATGAGCTTGTTCTGGTAACTCTCCTTAATGTAGCGATTGATGTCCTGGATCATTTTGTTGTATTCCGCGTACAACACCCCGATCTCGTCCGTCCGTTCCATATATTTTTTGGCCGTCACGAGATTCAGAAACTTGTTCTTGCGCATCGTCTTGCTCAGATCGATGATCGGTTTCGTGATCAGGTTAGACAAAATAACGGAAAGAAGGATGAAGATCAGCGCGCAAGTGATCGCAATATAGAGCAGCAGCCGTTGCGAGACGCCGTACTGCTCGTACAATTTGGACAGGCTGATCGAAGCGACGATCTTCCAATCGTTATCGGGAAACGGCTTCATGACGGTTAGCGTTCCGTCGCTCGTTTCCTCGGACATTTCTTCGGATCGGTTTGCAATCTGACCGTTCAGCGGTTCCGGCAATTGTTGTCCGATACGGTTCTTGTAGTTATCATACAGAATGGTGCCGTTCCCGTTGACGAGAAACATATTGGTGATATCGGGTACGATCCCTTTGTCGATCCCTTTGAAGATGTCCAATCCGCTATCGAGCATCAATACGCCGAGAAGCTGACGGGTATCCGCATCGTATAAGGCGCGCGAGAAGGTAATGGACGGTTTGGCGTTGATAATGAAATCCTTCTTGTTCGCGTCGCTGATGTACAATCCGCCGCTTTTCTCCAGCGTTCTAACGTACCAATCGTCCTGCAGCGGGTTGTAGTCGATAACCAGATCGGTGCTGATTCCGTAACTGATCGACTTGCCATCCGGCAAGAAGATGTAGATACCGTTCAAATAGGGATTACCGAGAACCAAATTGTTGAAAAAGAAAAGCATGTTGGATCGGGCGAGAAACAAATCGTATTCGTCCGCGTTCGGATTGTTGATCAATTTGTTCAATTCATGCGAAACCGTGAACGCGCCGGGCCGGGTCGAAAATTGCTGGAAAGACAACGTAATGCGATCTATGTTCTGAAAGATGTTATCGATCCGTTCCACGGTATTGTCGATCGTTCCGGTCGAAACAAGGGAAACCTGCTTGGCGACAAGACTCGTATAAGCATTATATGAGATGAGCGTCACGATAAAGATCGGGATAACGGAAATGCCCAAGAAGACGAAAAAAAGCTTGTTTCTAATGTTGCGATAAATCATTGTTAATCCTCCGCTTTTGGCCGTATATCTAAAGATAGTATACCATCATTCGTAATATCCATGTGAAAAAAGAGCGCTGGAGGCGCTCTTAATCCACTTCTTCCTTCCCGCTAGTTATTCTCGAATGATCGCTTCGAACCGAAGGTGATCGCCGGCTCCGTAAGAGATAAGGTCGTAATCGTCAGCAGCGGGTTTCCCGTATTTCGGAGCCTTTCTCCACATATTCGGCCATGCCGTTCGGCGGCTGCGGTCCGGATCGTGGTGAGGGCCTAGGACGTTCTTCAAGCCGCCGCACACGCGAAGCGTAATCTCGTTCGTTCCGGCTAGCATCCGGCTGGTCAGATCCGTTGTCCCGCCATCGTCAAGGCCGATCAGTCCGACCCGTTCGCCGTTAACGAATATCGAACAAGCCGTAGCTTCCAACTCCTTCGGAAGCAAAGCTTGGACGGAAGCGGCGTTGTCCGGCACCTCGACGCGATAGTGATACAGGAAAGCTCCTGAATAGAAGGGATATCCTTGCCTTGTCCATTCGCCGATCGATACGGATTCGGGACGGCTCATCACCCAGTCGCCATTCCGAGAGCCGATCGAGAAGTCGCCTCGCAGATAGACGGGCTCGACCTCCAGCATAACGTCGAAACGGTCGGCCGTTAAGATCAGTTCGTTAGCGCCTTGCTTAAGGAATGGCCTAATATCCGCTTGCCCGTTGTGATGGTCCAGCCATGCGTCCCCGCGGAGCCAAGGAACGGGACGGCCGTTTACGCTCAGGGCGTACGATTGCGGTCTCTCCGCGACAAAGTACACCGGGGCGTCCGGCAGTTCCCCCTCCGTAATCACCCGGTAGGTCAACGCGAATCCGCTGTCCGCCCCGAAATCGTTGCGGTCCAGAATCCTTCGTTTGAATTGAACCGAATTGTCCCACGGGTTCTGATTAAAGCCGCGTCGACGAAACAGCAGATGGCCGGCTTCGATGGTGTTCATGTCCGAATACGTC
Encoded proteins:
- a CDS encoding sensor histidine kinase, yielding MIYRNIRNKLFFVFLGISVIPIFIVTLISYNAYTSLVAKQVSLVSTGTIDNTVERIDNIFQNIDRITLSFQQFSTRPGAFTVSHELNKLINNPNADEYDLFLARSNMLFFFNNLVLGNPYLNGIYIFLPDGKSISYGISTDLVIDYNPLQDDWYVRTLEKSGGLYISDANKKDFIINAKPSITFSRALYDADTRQLLGVLMLDSGLDIFKGIDKGIVPDITNMFLVNGNGTILYDNYKNRIGQQLPEPLNGQIANRSEEMSEETSDGTLTVMKPFPDNDWKIVASISLSKLYEQYGVSQRLLLYIAITCALIFILLSVILSNLITKPIIDLSKTMRKNKFLNLVTAKKYMERTDEIGVLYAEYNKMIQDINRYIKESYQNKLITLDSQMKALEAQINSHFLYNTLESINSIAEIEEVESIAIMTKALGDMFRYSIKTESELVSIDEELAHVNNYLAIQKIRYQDKIDFRFDIQEGLSQLKILKLILQPIIENALYHGLESTKKKGSVTVRAIEREERILFEIADDGVGMSPDQLRELQSLLSEPPEFSELGRRDKRSIGLKNVHSRISLYYGSQYGLTLESEKDIGTKVIINVPILT